The genomic stretch AAGACAAATTCTGAGTGATTGAAAAAACGTTGTATAACTTGTTACTTGTATTTAACATTATGATTGTGaataacaagaattaaactaGTTTCCAGAAGTGCTTGTCTCCTAAGTGTTGATTTGTTTTGCTTCCTTAAATCACGTAAAGCTTTGCAGTTTCTCTATTCTTCATCATAGGTATATTTTTTCTATCCATTTTGAATAAATGGAGATGCTTGTATTAAGATGTTGGCATATATCTTACACTCATACTATCACTCTTTATATTGTGATACTATCACTCCTCATATTGTGTTCTTCTGCCACCTTTTCTATTTGCTTCCATGTAGCTCTATTTATTCTTTACAGTTTAAATGGTTTTGCTTCAGGATTATGATAAACTTGGCCTCGGATTacctaattttaatttcaatgtaTCTCATCATGGTGACTATGTGGCCATAGCATCCGAATCTGTATACCATGTGGGGTTAGACATTGTCTCCTATGATATACCACAGGGAGAAACAATTACAGAATTCATACATTTCTTCGCGTCATACTTTTCCAGTTTGGAATGGGACAATATAGTTAATGCTGGCACATCTTATGAtgtattaattgaattttacagGTATTCTCGTGATCTATTTGTATATTTGTTGAGGAAATAGTTTAGTTACAAAATGTTCATGCGGTTTGGAttttgttgttgctgctgttCCGGACTTCCAGTTTCTAGAGAGTGAACAACTTTTTCTTAAGTATTGAAAATTTTCTgcatctatttatttatttatttttggatttttttcgtTACCTTGAAAGAGATTTTGCTCTCTCTTTAGTGCTATTTTCCTTCTGTTCTATCTTTACATAGTTTTTTTTCCTTCTGTTGCCAAAATAAAAAACCTCAATTCtgcattttcaaaatttaacaCGTTTGAAATGCCATAAAAATTCAATGTTGTCATTTGTTTGGGGGAAAACCCAATTGCAATATACAAAACATAGAGTGCTTCCTATCATATTTCAAGAATATGAGCACACTGTTTCCTCAACTACTGCGATGCTTTGATAAACCTGTTGGTATGCTTGCCTAGGTTTATTTCAAAGAACTGTTATCTCCACCCTCTTGATGAAAATTCCATGAATGACTTGATCGATCCTTAAGATCTTCATCTCTGTATAATGTAGACGTAGATTAAAGATAGTctttgaaattatatattttatatttgttttgagACAATCACAGATCTCACAATATATTTTATCTGCTTAATATTAAGAACTCTATCGATGTATCATGACATTTTCCAGGTATTGGAGCCTAAAAGAAGCATACGTTAAAGCCATAGGGAGTGGACTGACTGAAGAGTTGCATAAAGTGGAGTTTACTCACACATGCTGGACTAATATTACAGCTAAAGTGGAAGGGATGCCTATGACAGAGTGGAGATTTTGGCTGTTCGAGCTTGGAGAAAGGCATTGCGTAAGTTCCCTCCAATTTTAGATGAAATGATTTGTTGAGCTGCATAATTATGGTTCTACGAATCCCTGAGTGTACTTTTTCTTTGGGTGGTTATTATTTTACATCAACAACAgcagcaaacaaaaaaataggATTTTGTTTTGGGTTGCTAATACAAGACATGAATTGTTCTTGGAATTGATTTCTTTCCTATTGGGATGAAATTTTGGATTAATTTAGATAGTTGGATTCAATAATCTGATATTGTATGTCTTCTCCTGAAAATTTGAGCACATTAAGGCCCAAATGTTGATCGGAGGAAAATCTTTTTCCAAGATACAATACTACCTAATCTAAACATGTGAATTTGTGCATCCTACTAAGGTGACATACTGACATGATGATTTGTCTTGTTTTGCAGGTATCAGTTGCAAAAGGTCACCCAAGATCAGCTGCTATGAACTATAAAGCAACTTTGAATAAAATTGACTTTATAGAAGACGAATATCATCAATTTCTTAATCTTCCAAATGTAGACTTTGTTGAACTAAGTATAGAACAACTGCTGTTGGCTCTACAAAAAGCAAGGGTAGGTAAGCATAGAAGTTAGGTGTTAATGTAGGTTGGAAGAAAGGTTTGTGTATCTCTTGAGCAAACAATTTTTTCCAATGACTATGCAATTACACtactacaacaacaacaacatcaacaacaataacaactatCCCACTACATGACCAGACGATGTCATTGAACTATAACATATATGATGAACTCTATCCTGTATCATATCTATAATTTTCATGTAAATTTCCTTTTGTTACTTCATGTATGGTCTTTTTaggtctttttttatttttcgtctTTTGATTACCTTCCATCTCATCTACCCTCCTAATTGGATGTTCTATTGATCTTCTACATGTTCAAACCATATGAAACGAGTTAAAAAGTAATGTCCTCAACCAATTTGGGTTGGTTTAGTAGTTAGCTCACTAGTTCACTTAATCAAGTGGCGGGAGGCTTGAGTGCATACAATAATTTATTTGCCAATGACAAATTCTTAAATGGAGTTTCGATTATTAATAGATTAGTTTTCGACTTGTTGGGTTGGGAAATACTATGGAAAAAAAACGTGTACTAATTTGGTGTAGTTGAAAACTATAAAAATTGTTTAGCATGGAGCTCCCTTCAACACATGTTAGTTCCATGAGCAACCCTTTCCTCTATATAGTAGGCAAAGTATTTAATAGAATTCCAATAAAGAGTTCTACATAATGGAATTGGCCAAATTGCTTTAATTTTGTCAAGAGTATTTActtattttagttttcaaataATTTCGGACGAGGCATTTTACTCTCTAACTAAATTTAATTACTTCATTAGTCCCCGAAACTGTCCTACATGTCGTGTTAACTTGCTTCGTCAAACGATAAGTGTCCCTGGCCTCCTCTGTGCGGTCATATTAGAACATGGCAACCCTTGGAAGCTGGTCAACTCCATGTCGCCTGCGAGGGAGAAGTGTTAGAATTGATCGAAGCATTGGCAGCGCATCCAGTGGAGGGAAGAATCGGACAGCTAAAGGTGACAACCCAAGATGTCATTGCGGAGCATATGCCATTGTGGTGGAGTCTGGCACAACAAAGAACCTGAAAATGCTATTCtttgattttccttatttcaaGGTAACAATGATGTTATTGTAGTGATCCTTTCGTTAGTTAAATTGCTGTAATGTTTAATCTTTAGAGATCCTGATGTGCTGTTTTTTCTATAAGGCAGCATGTAAATAGAACagtcaaaattttcaaattattatcACCGAAAACCTTATCAGGCTAGCATTCACAGAATAGATTAGTCTTCACTGTCAAAATCCAATTTCCTAATTTATTTTTGGGAGCGTCTGCAGTTCAAGCAAAGGATTGCGTGAAACAAAGGTATCTCTACCTGACTCAGTTTCGTCATCAACCGTTGCAAAACTTGTTTCAACCGAACCACTTGCTGCGAGTACAGACTCCTCATCTGCAGCAAAATCAGAAGACAATGGTGGTGTTGTAATGGCAACGACAGAGTGATCACTAAAGTCCCCTTGGCCCTTATTGTTAACTTCCCCATTTGTCCAACAATTTATAAGATTTGTTAGAGAAATTGCCCTTAACAACCACAATTCgagaaaagaacaaaaaaaaaacagaagaaaacaGACGAGATATTTGAAGTACTAATAGTaatctaacatatataattTACCAACTATGCTACGTGTACACCAAAATCAGTCACCAGTAAAAAATACATGTTAGAATACAAatacaaatagcatttttgaTAATTTACTGAAAAGGACGGCGGATTCTGCTGCAACCCTGGTGAGGATGGAGCAGGGTGGATCCGCCATGAAGGTTCCAGCAACCTGACCTGAAGCAGACGCAGCCTCTGAAAGCGAAACAGGAGCACAAAGAGGAGAAGCTCCCTCTGGCTCGATCAGAGAAGATGAGGGAGCCGTGTCCTGTGAAGACAGGGCGAACAGATGTCACGTGGAAGGAAGCTGCAGGGATGCTTCCGGACAGTATCAGCCACAGGGGACAAAGACAACAGCAGTCTGGTATCACAGCAACCGTCAACTTCAGTGGCAGTGGCCATTGATACCGATGCTAGGCCTGATCGGTGAATCATGGAGAGTATGTAGAGTAGCATCTAAGGTCACCTGATGAGGGTAAACCGAGGTCGGGGTCGAGTGGTCCTCATCCCGGCTAGACAGTGACCAGAAATAAAGACACTATGTCTATATGCATAGCATTAACAACTTACTTTAGTAACAAATAAACAATTAAACATTTGTTTTTATTAACTTATTATATATCATACGTGAGATCAGCCTCTTCTAATTTCAATATTTCTCATGTTTtctgtttttgaaaaagaatacCAACTTAATTTCCTTTGAGCCATACATAAGGGTGTGTTTGGAAACATAATAAAGTCGATATCGAATTGATTTGTAGATCACATGAAGTTACTTTATAGCACAATAATTTCACCCCCTGAACTCGGAACTCTATTTATTACGCTTAGGTGCAAATCTTGCTTAAGGAAAAGTACAAGTGCACGCACTCACTCGTATAACTATAAGAATTGAAGATGTCTAAGATTACCTAGTGATTATGAAAGAGCCGTATGAATAAATGAATGCTCGAGCAACAGAAGTTACAAAAACCCAACTTAAGAACTCCGAGCCACCTAACTTACTATCTTTGACAAAGAAAAGCTATACATCTTATTCCAATTAACTTATCACAGTTCTTTCTGCATCACCTGAAATTAATGTGCTGTCTGGAGACAAACCCAACGTTTTGAGGTCATCCATACCATCAGCATCAGCTTCTGAATTATCGGATTTTTCTTGCTCAGCAACAAGCATAAGCATCTCGAGCTGCTTATCAAATTGCAACGCACTCTCATCTCTCTTGTCGAGCTCAGCAGCTTCAATTTCAAGCCATTTCTCGCGCAAATCATCGAGAAGGTTTCCTTGATCCGATTTTAGATCAGATCCAGGCATGCTTGGGACAGTAGTACGAAGAGAGGAGTCTCCAGATGGTGGAGGGAAAGTCAACAGCATTGCCCTGAACTCTTTGGTATCAGCAAATGTTTCAAAGTTACAAGCAATGGTGTCCAGACAATATTCCCGAATCTTGAAAACACCATACCTGGACAAGGAAATTCTCAGTAGTATTATAACTAAATCAAAAACATAATCTAGCACGCTACATGATTATTAGATGTGAAATCACAAGACCAAATATCAATTATGATGTCATAAATTACAAATACATAAGTTACCACAGAAGGCGCACAACACTTCCAAGACAGACAATTTAATTCTATAACAAATGCTTTTAACCAAAGAGTAATTTCATCCTGTAACAATTTTAAGGCCAATTACACCATTTGTATCATGACATTCAGTTCTTCTGATAGTGTGATTCGTCCAAATAGTTAAGTGAACATAATTTCCATACAACACATTTAAGGTTTCATTCATATCTAGATATCCTCATGTTTATTACCCAGTTTTTTACATCTTACCAGTTGCCACCACCTAATAGTCCATGTTACAACAAAAAGCATAGTACAGAATATATGACATAAAACACTGCCTAGTACTAACCAAGATAGATTCTGCACAAAGGAATTAATATCACTTGGGTAATTCTTATTTACACTCAATCATATTTACAATTCAAGTTTGTAATTCCAGCTCAAGAAATGGCAGGAAATAATGAAATCTGAGGAACAAGCACCACAATATATTAGTTCAAATTCCACCATATTTTCAGAAAAATAGCTTAGCAAAGTACTTATTATGATAAAGCTTGCTAAGCAAAGACTACTTTCATAATTCGAGCCTAAAATGTTTTGAACAGAATTAAAAAAGCATACTAGTGAAAAATATTGAAACAAGCATTATAGGGCCAAATGGTTAATATTTTTATGGAAGAAAGGATAGCTGTCTACAAGTCAACCACTGTTACAACAACGCAGGTAGGCAGGAATGTATAAGCTATGAATCCTATTAAAGGAAAATCCAGTTAAACTGGGGATTAATATAAGGGGAGGAAGCTGTGAAATATCTCTTCATTGCATTTTCATTGTTTGTGCAATCTATAGAGGGCTAAGTCTGAAACCAAGGAACTATTCTCTGTATAGTTAAGTGTTATTTCTATCAATATGTTAACAGAATAAGGGGGAGAAGCATTCTGATATCAGAATTAATAAAACTGTGATGGAGACATTTGAGCATTGGAGGTAAGAAGCATGGCAGGATCAAGAAGACAAGAATGGTGAAGTTTGAAGATTACGGTATATTACGTATCAAGCTAATTAGAAATTAGGGACCAAAATGTAATTGAGTGAACGATGGGCTGGGGTGGGTTTTGTAACTAACCTGCCACCTGGTACAGTTAGTGAgggaagaatgaagaagaggggtATTAATAGTAACTGAAAGGTGGAAGGGGAGGTAGGCATTAGAGTAAGGAATCAGATCAGAATTAGAAGAGGCTGGCTCTCCAACTCTCAGTCAACACTTCTACTTTTTCCTTGTGATTTCGGCACTTTTCCAATCCGATAAAACTATAGCAGGAGAGAAATCATCCTGATTCACTTTCTTTTCATTCAGTACTATGTCTGCCGTGTTAATTTCACTAAGATAACGATTAAGGgcaaaattggaaaaaaatgCTGATTAACTATTGACAATAAAATAACTAGCAGtaaagataaaattgaaatttatttcaaatgTTGAGAGTGAAATTGAATCAAATTAAACGTTAGTAGTATTTTTAAAGAATTTCAAAAACGCTAAGGACAAAAAGCATACTTTATCCAATAGAAAATTCTCTTGGTTTGTATAAAGGGATTCCTCTGAGAGCAAGGAGTTGCTCTCTATTAGCTATAGAAAACATATTGAGAAAACAATATAGAAATGTTTGACAGATCCCTTCCCTCCACCAAAGTGTAAtatcaaacaaggaacaatAGTTGCAGCCACTAATGTAAAACAAAGCAAGCATGACAGAAATGCAACATACAGGTCTGCTAATATTAACCAATGGCATAGTTCTTCGGGTGACACCATCTCCAAGTGTGGCAACAACACATCAGCCACCGCACGCTTAAGAGGAAATAATAAGTATCTAGAAGCAACGTCAAACATTTCCTCAGCCTGTTCAATACACACTGTCAGTGTAAAGACTATACAAGAAGAAACCAACAGAAATCTATATAAACATATACATACCTGATCTGGGTTTATATCCTGCAAGCCATCAGTGTACCTGAAACAATAAGAGAGCAGAATAAGATTTACAATAATCAAATTTGCAGCAAAAACAGAAATGTCATCATGCTATGAAGGCACCCCTACAAGGAAAATTCTAGaaacatttatttaaaaaaaaatacacaaaaaatggcctgcaagaaaataataataatgaatgaACTCAAAACAATCAATCTTCACAAATTAGAATCACTCAACCAGAAACTACTTAAAACAAGCATGATGTTTGAATAAATATTGCAACTAGAAAACAATTGATTGTGTTCATTCAATAGAGATTACATATTCTAACTTGGTATGGAAGATACAAGGTGAAACCAGGCAAATGATTGCATATCAGAAAGATTACATATTAGGTTAATATGAATCAGGAAAAATCATGATTTACAAGATAACATATAGATGATAATAAGCAAACAAAGAAAAGTTATCAACTACTGTCCCTCCACTATTTCAAAGTTCCAGATTTTACTGTGTAGAAAGGAGACTTACATATATTCAATCATTTTCTCAAATGCATCTGTACTCAAATCATGCTCTTCAATGCAAGGAAGTAAATCCAAATATAACTCATCTTCCCCTTCATGGAAGTCCTTCATACGCAACAATCTTGTCTTAAAATATTCAGACCTTGATGCAAGAACCACTTGATGGCAACGGAAATTTTTCCCATCAACTCTTACACATACATCAGCAAGATCATCAATAGATCTACCCATTTTCATAGCACCTATCCCAGCAATCAATTTATCAACTGCATCATCTTGACCGTTTCCAAGGGTTGAATTTGAAAGGGCAGTTTGAAGGATTAGGTGCAAGGCTGCAGGAAGCCTGTCTTCTACAGGAAGGGACAGACCTTGCAAAATGTATCGTTTCTGTGAATTATCTACATCCTTCAACGCTTTATATTCCGCATACTTTTGATGAATGACTTCTTTCTCGAGAATTTTCTGCAGTGATTCGAGGTTGCATACTTTACAGATTCTCACAAGATCTTCCATGTCATCCACGGCAATCTCTAATCTGTCCGAATAAAAGAAGTGTATAAGGCTGTAGAGTGCAGGATATGACAATTTTTCCCGTGGCAATCTCACTTCACTGCGATCTTTCCAATCAGTCTCaaactttttcttaaaaaatggtGACCTTGCGCTTAATATGACTCTGTGAGCTTCAATAGGCCTTCCATGTACAATAAAAACTACATCTGGAGGAAAATAGCCACGGCTGGATCCCTGGGTGGATGAAATACCTACTCCAGTAAGATCACTATTGAGTCCCACACAATATCATTATTTGGGAAAAACACAATTAATAATCGTTTGCTCTTTGCAACATTAAAACATCAACTATGACATACCTATTCCACATTAGAAAACAAGCATGGAAAAGAGAAATACAGTACTATTAGAGTGGCTCAAGAATCATTATTGTATGCAGTTGATGATATTATCATATCTTAAAATTCCAACCCCGTAATTAGTGGTCTAAGTAATTTAATAAGTAGCTCACAATTCTTCTGACCTAACACTTTGAGCAGCTAAAAACAAAACTATTTTCTTTAGGTTCAAAATTCTGTGGCACAGaggaaattaaaaaagaaagggCAAGGAGATATCATACCCGGAAGATGAAAGTCGGTGTCTGAGAGGTCATAGAAGGAGCGGTTAGCGGGGGAGGAAAGGAAGGTGTCACGGAGGGCGGCCTGCAAGGGGGCCAAGGGAGGGGGGCGGGCCTCAAAGGCCTTGAGGAGTTTGCGGACTTTGAGATTAAGGGCGGCGTAGTGGCAGCGGTCGCCGTCGAAGGTGTGCTCGGAGCAGATGGCGCCGCTCTCGAGAAGCATGCGGGCAGCGTCGAGGTGGCCGGCGAGGCAGGCGTAGTAGAGAGCAACGGAGTCCCACTGGTCGCGGGCGTTCACATTGACACCAGACTCCAGCAGGTAGCGCAGCCGCTCCACGTCCCCCGCCCTCGACGCCTCGAACACGTCCCCGTTTGGGACCTTCTTCAGCGGAACTGACGCCGCGAAGTCCGACGCGTCCAGGTCGATGCCGTCCTCTATGAACGCCATTACTGCCTCAGGATTCTGTTCAGAGAGGGTTTTACTTCTCAGAGGGACTCAGACTCGAACTCTCTAACTAAACTAAATGCCACCCATCCACGTTTATTTATGCAAAATTTTACTTGTAATATTCTATATTATAGGGCCAAAGCCTAAACTACTagaattattaataattataattatatatttatattatattatcgttttctataaatatttatattcttTAGAGTCCATAATTTAGAgattaattctttatttttatctgTCTAAGTTTAAGGTTTGtgttaaattaaaataatatggCTTCAAATGTAGATAATGGTACATCCAAAAAGATTGCTAAAATATTGCTTCAAGAAGTAAGAGTAACAAAGCTTGGAAGCATGGTATTTCACTATTTCTATTGATGAAGATGCCAAGGGAATAAAGTGTAACACAATTCAACTCTTTTTCATGTTATTTCATAAACAAGTACAATGAACTATATATAGTCAAGATTATGACAAATATTGATGGGGATAATTTTATATctataaaaaagaataattgCTAAGTATTGACCTGAGAAATAACAGGAGAATGAACTGCATTGACGTTATCAAACTCCAGTGACCAACTTTTACCACTTGTCCTTCTATTTGCTGGTCAACATTTCTAAAAGTTCGGCACCAGTAATGCATTAGCACAATGGGAAATAAAAAATTAGCCATTGATCACAGCTTTAAGAACACTTTATAACTCCACCCCGAGAAAGAAAATGTTAAAACTAGTAAGGTGAAAAGCATATATATATTCTCAATCTTCGTCTTTGCACGTCAAAAGTTGGTACTAATAAATTGAAAGCATTTTTTGAAGACGCATTGGAACATAATAACACATTATCAATGGCCAATATTGTTACTAGTTTGCTTCTGGTATTATTGATTCGCATTACACCAGTGCATGGGAGAAAACCACTGCAAGAAAATAATGAATTGCCAGCATCGTCGTCTATAGCTGCAGCAGATACCGGTATTTGCAAAATAATGGTAGAGAAAAACGGTTACACTTGTGAAGAACACAAGGTGCATATTATTACTTACTGTAATAAGTTTATTCCCATGTATACCATTGgaggtatttattttttgaaggaaatttcttttcttttcttttttttttgttgaactcGATCAGGTTACGACAGAAGATGGTTACATCCTTAGTCTGCAGAGGATGCCGAAGGCGCGATCCGGTAAGGCAGCAAACAAGCCACCAGTTTTCTTGCAACATGGACTCTTTGTGGTAAGTTGTGTTACTGCAATAGAGATATGAGAAGTTGGATAatgttagaaaaaaaaaagagttagaatttatttta from Arachis stenosperma cultivar V10309 chromosome 9, arast.V10309.gnm1.PFL2, whole genome shotgun sequence encodes the following:
- the LOC130947712 gene encoding uncharacterized protein LOC130947712 — protein: MRMEEGVRRWVVDISKWDPQPPDLSFPLSFLPSHEHSSVTRFVKMEDRKRALVSRMLQYALVSDVLRIPLSEISIKRTPEGKPYVDYDKLGLGLPNFNFNVSHHGDYVAIASESVYHVGLDIVSYDIPQGETITEFIHFFASYFSSLEWDNIVNAGTSYDVLIEFYRYWSLKEAYVKAIGSGLTEELHKVEFTHTCWTNITAKVEGMPMTEWRFWLFELGERHCVSVAKGHPRSAAMNYKATLNKIDFIEDEYHQFLNLPNVDFVELSIEQLLLALQKARVGKHRS
- the LOC130947468 gene encoding BTB/POZ domain-containing protein At2g04740; translated protein: MAFIEDGIDLDASDFAASVPLKKVPNGDVFEASRAGDVERLRYLLESGVNVNARDQWDSVALYYACLAGHLDAARMLLESGAICSEHTFDGDRCHYAALNLKVRKLLKAFEARPPPLAPLQAALRDTFLSSPANRSFYDLSDTDFHLPGISSTQGSSRGYFPPDVVFIVHGRPIEAHRVILSARSPFFKKKFETDWKDRSEVRLPREKLSYPALYSLIHFFYSDRLEIAVDDMEDLVRICKVCNLESLQKILEKEVIHQKYAEYKALKDVDNSQKRYILQGLSLPVEDRLPAALHLILQTALSNSTLGNGQDDAVDKLIAGIGAMKMGRSIDDLADVCVRVDGKNFRCHQVVLASRSEYFKTRLLRMKDFHEGEDELYLDLLPCIEEHDLSTDAFEKMIEYMYTDGLQDINPDQAEEMFDVASRYLLFPLKRAVADVLLPHLEMVSPEELCHWLILADLYGVFKIREYCLDTIACNFETFADTKEFRAMLLTFPPPSGDSSLRTTVPSMPGSDLKSDQGNLLDDLREKWLEIEAAELDKRDESALQFDKQLEMLMLVAEQEKSDNSEADADGMDDLKTLGLSPDSTLISGDAERTVIS